Proteins from a single region of Megalopta genalis isolate 19385.01 chromosome 3, iyMegGena1_principal, whole genome shotgun sequence:
- the LOC143259102 gene encoding odorant receptor Or2-like produces the protein MVSNSTVVETKDNSQSDYSLQLCRWNLTPIGVWPPSSSTSKLNRVFSTVMIVISYSSILFAVIPSFLHIMLSDDNVQQKLRVVGPALHWFIGFFNLSVLLMRSKQIKRCIDHVEADWETITRLQDQEVMQRYAKFGRYVAMTFMIWLHGSVLSSCIATAMTVQVIQIGNETRIIHPLPCTFYKKLLDVSVSPTNEIVLATQFFSGVIVNSVTVGAHSLAAILVAHACGQLNILMAWITEFVNNFERERKGVYFTEIGIIVEHHLRVLSLISRIEDVMHRICFMGLFECTLDICLLGYYILTEWAEHNIPNLSGYFGILIAITFDVFIVCYIGEMLTEQSMKIGDVVYMTNWYYLPGKAILDLTLIIRRSSIIIRMTAGKLIRMSIYTFADVVKTAFAYLNFLRQTT, from the exons ATGGTCAGCAACTCCACGGTGGTCGAGACGAAGGACAATAGTCAGAGTGACTATAGTCTGCAGTTGTGTCGGTGGAACTTGACGCCAATAGGCGTTTGGCCACCGTCGTCCTCCACATCTAAGCTGAACAGGGTATTCTCCACTGTCATGATCGTTATCTCTTACAGTTCGATATTGTTCGCGGTAATCCCCAGTTTCCTGCACATCATGCTCTCGGACGATAACGTTCAACAGAAACTGAGAGTAGTCGGACCAGCGCTTCATTGGTTcatcggttttttcaatctgtcGGTGCTGTTGATGCGCAGCAAACAAATAAAACGGTGCATCGACCACGTGGAGGCTGATTGGGAGACCATAACGCGGTTACAGGACCAAGAAGTAATGCAGAGATACGCCAAATTCGGCCGTTACGTGGCCATGACTTTCATGATTTGGCTGCATGGCAGCGTACTCTCCTCTTGCATTGCTACCGCGATGACCGTACAGGTCATACAAATTGGCAACGAAACCAGAATCATCCATCCGTTGCCCTGTACGTTTTATAAGAAGCTGTTGGACGTCAGTGTTAGCCCCACGAACGAAATCGTCCTCGCTACGCAGTTTTTCTCAGGTGTGATAGTTAATTCTGTTACCGTGGGGGCACACAGCCTCGCTGCCATCCTTGTGGCTCATGCGTGTGGCCAGTTAAATATTCTGATGGCTTGGATCACAGAATTTGTGAACAATTTCGAACGCGAACGGAAAGGCGTGTACTTTACAGAAATTGGGATAATCGTGGAACATCACCTGCGTGTTTTAAG TTTGATATCGCGTATTGAAGACGTGATGCATCGAATATGTTTCATGGGACTTTTTGAGTGTACGCTGGACATATGCTTGCTTGGCTATTACATTCTTACG GAATGGGCCGAACACAATATTCCAAATTTGTCCGGATATTTCGGTATTCTCATAGCTATTACATTCGATGTTTTTATCGTGTGTTATATCGGTGAAATGTTGACAGAACAG AGCATGAAAATTGGCGACGTGGTTTATATGACGAATTGGTACTATCTACCTGGCAAAGCAATCCTCGATCTGACATTAATTATCAGAAGATCGAGCATAATAATTAGAATGACTGCGGGCAAGTTGATTCGCATGTCTATTTACACATTTGCCGAT GTGGTAAAAACAGCTTTCGCTTACTTGAATTTTCTACGCCAAACAACGTGA